AATTTTCTTTTGTGAAAATGGGGTcaggactggaaatggtaataaatctggtataataataataataatacgtcTTTCAGAAAAGTTCagtttgggcgaaaatgatgcaaattattctgcaaagcgaatagTCATCGTTGTATGTGTgcaaattaatcaagacagttgtgcaatgtgacatttcattgtaaacatgctattatataaaatattggatcaaatttgaaagcactgTTTCTAGATGCaaacatggcgctaaatatcacctcagtgtgacgtcaagataacgTTTGATGATTGAtacattgctagtcatattagaaaaATGCATAATTCATTTATTCAGCCGTTTTTGGTTTATATTTACATTGTCAGTGCTAACTTTATATCAAAAATGAACCAAACAAAAGTATAATTTAGGCACTGGCAGTGTCATTATATGCACCAGTGACAGTTTAAAGTCAAAagtatatttaaatgaaaagttCACTGTTTAAATTTAAGATGCAGTACGAGGAAGTAAGAAAGAAGCGACAAACAGCGACATTGAAAAGATCATGAAAGAGTGGCTGCGTTATGCTAAGGGCAGGGAAGGAGGACGCAAGAAAAGGATGGACAGAAAAATGCAGCAACAAAGAGAGAGGGCGGATATTGAAACTGATAAATAATGGATAGACACTAAACCATTAAAAACTTTCAGTCATAGAGAAAGAGGAATTAAAAAAGGGATAAAAAATGGATATATCATTATAATCATTAAAGGATATTTTCAATGATAAAAATGCACATATTGTAGGTACTGCACTGTACAAATAAATTGTCGTAGCCAATATTTCATGCTCCTTTGTTTTTATGTCaccttaaaaaatgattttgtctggttatctgtctgtctgtcagaaaATTTGTTTAAGTCTTGAAAGTAATTTCAGTTAACTTGGTGCAAATGATATCAGTTATGAGACAATGTGTACAAAAGATGACCTTAATAAAATGACTTGAGGATCCCATTTAAAAGCCAAGTCAGTTCAAATTCAGAgtttagatcaaaggtcaatatatACTTAGTGTCTTCCAATGGTCATGGCTTTGTGCAGAGTTGGTTTGGAGAAAAAATATTCACATAAAGCAAtagataatttaatattttttatacgcccgtagGGAAGTATTTTGTTATGACACTGGTGTCTGTCTCTGTCTGTCTATCTGACCAAAGTGAATAGTATAAAACAAGTCAATGGGCCAATGGAGTGCCAATGATTAGAATATGAAACCTGTCACTCGACTAAAGAATGAAAGCAGTCATGGGTttaatggagggccaacgataacaGTAGGAAACAAGTCATTGGGCCAATGGAGGGCCAATGATAGGAGTAGGaaaccagtcgttgggccaatgGAGTGCCAACGATATAAGTAGGaaaccagtcgttgggccaatggagggccaacgatatgGGTAGGAAACCAGCCGTTGGGCCAATGGAGGACCAACGATATGAGTAGGAAACCAGTCACTGGGCCAATGGGCAGCCAACGATAGTAGTAGGAAACAAGTCGTTGggccaatggagggccaacgataggAGTAGGaaaccagtcgttgggccaatggagggccaacgataggAATCGGAAACCAGtggttgggccaacggtgtaccaaccgttgggccaacgttgccccaattagcaaaatggcgttgggccaacggtggcatacgtcgttgggccaacgaagcaAAAGCCGTTGGGCCAAGCACTGTCTGCTATCTGGGAAATCACtaaaacagatatattatttcgattctaacacgtttccAAGGACTTCAAAGTACATCATTGACggcattcatttaatatttgcccgttttcaatcggtttcttttccagcgcgccgctatgccgtttgacgctatgacgtcaaatttatgtaatggctttatttcactcccgatAGGTCACTCCCGATAGGTCAATATATGTTGTGGAAACGTCAGAGATATAAGTTACACATAAGTTAGAAGTACATTGCTCATAGGTTAGAAATATGTTACGCGCACGCTACACAATCGCCCAGCTTGTCGCCGAATGTCATCTTATGAGCAACTTCCATGAATCGTTTGTGAACTTATGCATAACTTACCTGTCGCTTACCTCTAAAGAATCTTGAACCATTTATCCGAGACACTACACGCCTCTACTGCTACTTATTAAATTGTCTTATACAGTTGTTTTAGCACTTTGCTTCTCATATGACTTATACATACGTCAATCATTTTTCATCTATTGCGGTATGTTCTGTCCACAACTATAAAAGTTTGTCTCTTTTTCTGGATTTGACATTTTATATGAGAATATTCTGCTACCGAGATCAAACATTTGACTTACTGGACATTTCGACTATATCGCAAAATTGTTATGTCAATGTGTGTGACAAGGGGATGCATAAAACACTCTTTTTGTGTCACGTTACCTACTTACATCATGAAATATCACATAACGACTGTTTGATACAGCCGAACATCCAGTAAGTCAAATGTTTTGTTATGAGTAAtgtaataattcaaataaaacatagTAAGCTCTATCAATAGGCGTTTAAACAACTTCACACACACCTATCTACATGAACGTAATGACGAAACACAAAATATAGAACAAGCGTTGATGAAAATTATACCTATTCAGAAATTATAATACTAAGCTGCGTAAATTCTTCCTAGGACATTACATTAAAAGAAGGTATATTATCACGTGTAATTTCACTATCTAAAATCATGCTGTCAAAGATACCTTATCGCAAAAGTTAATAATATCTAAATGTTACTAAGTAAAACAATATACTTGATATAACAgaatgtttagtttaaacaatattttattatttttttaagcaacatacacataacatgtacaacaaatttttacatgtcaaatacatggattggaaaacaagctgatagcttatgtaaattcctttccaatAAACAGATTTACAACAATAAATGTACAAGGTTACGATCAGTATGACATTTATGAACATTGTAACGAGGTAATTCAATTTATACTTGAATAATGTTTCAAGAGTTGGAAAGTTGTTTGGGGTAGAGCGTCTTGAGAAATGACCTAAGTATACGGACTCTTTAAAACATGTGTATATGTCACGTTACtacaatcaaataaaaaattaatgtgAGAAATGAGTTAGAACGATAAAATCgatagaaaagaaaataagagAAAGGAGGGGCTCACACAGCTCTTGACATCAGTCCAAAATACGAATACATTAACCGAATCGTTTAGAAGAAGATATAAAGCTTTGCACTTTTAGAAACACCTGACTGTTTTGTTCGAACGTGAGGTGCTCATCTCCATAAAGGAGATTGCTAACTGTTTTTGCACATGGGAGATTGCCAAGGTTTTCTTTCAAGGTCTATGCATGGTGTAAAGGGGACATTGAAGCAAGAAATGGGAAACTCAGTCTCAGGGGCTCCGCATCTGCAGAGAGCGGTATCGGTAATATAGTTCCTGTGAAGGTCAAAATTTAAAGAGCTGCAACCGAGGCGTAGACGAGTATGTAATATCTGGTTTTTACGTGTTCCAACGTTAAAAAGGGCGGGagactttgtttgttgtttcgtGATTTTGGTTTTGAAGGTGTGCAGAGTGTTACAATTTCGAACATCAGACGGGAGAGAATTTCAGCGTCAAGCATAAATAGCCGTTATCGTTAAATTAATTGTTCCGAGTAATATGACGTCAAATGTTAGAAATGACGTATcaaaatggcggcgcccgtaTTTTCACATGACAGTTTGTAAACAGAAGAAAATTTCAAGAAATGGATACGTTCGAGGTAATATTTTATAGAACTATTTGTAATGATGACAgagaaagtattttcaaattgatttacccacataacttttcaaaatatcaagaGATCTACGTCTATAATCATTCAATATTCAAGCAAAGTCGAAGGTCGGGACCGGTCAAAATGCTTAGATTGTATAAATAATGGTGTTAGATTGCTTATTAACTTATGTCATTCTGGAATataagaaaagtgttaaatacATCTCTACAAGGCAGATATGATTATGAATACTGATTTTTGTTTGCAAATGCTCATGCATAGATCTGCTGTATTACGAAGATtctatgcatatgaacaaatttaGATTGAAAGCAATGCGGAAACAAACATGAATATGTTGCCAATTAGATGCTTTagcaaatattcaataaaaatcaTCCCGTTTATTTATGTTTCAACGACCTTGGATGGTAGGGATTTCGAAAAATTAAATCAACCTAATTTTTCATCGCTTAAATGCTTATCGTcgcagtggccgagtggtttgcGTGTTTGACTAGAGGGAAGAAATTTTCGAGTTCGAAACCTCATCTAGTCAactttttttcaacttattttttttctttcctgtttagtattttttcattaaatatatttcaatggcATGCTTCAATtacgaaatgttttatttttcatttgcacAGGAGCTAAATGATCTTCTGTCATGCTTTGGATTGACAGACCAAACTGACATTGGCCGTTCTGCAGCAACTTATGATACTGATACTGATATTGAGGAGGTGCAAGATGTTAGCATTGAATCCCGTCTTCAAAGATATTACACAGCTACCCCCCTTGCAGAGGATTACGGTAATGAATCAGAAACTCAAGTTAATGAAGACACTAATGTAAATAGTGAAGATCCACAGTGTGATATTAACAATGTGAAAACCATTTATGACAGTGGATGCAAATGTACAAAAAACTGCTTCAGTAATTTCACTTTTTCTCAGCTTGAATCAAACATTCTTAATGTAAGGGAAATGACAAAAAGTGAAAAGGAAATGCTAATTATGGGCACTCTCGAGAGGATAATCTCTGATGCTAGATGTAAGGGCTTCTTAACTTTTCTCAGGAAAAGATGGCCAGAATGTACACGGACCGGATTCTGTTATATCAATGATTGATCACACCTTCCACACGTTTGGTACTGGAGAGACGGAATGTGGTATTCATGCTGATAATTGTTTCGGTAAGTATTTTCGTTGACTAGCGTAACGTTTCGTGTAGTTAATATCctgtttttataatttcattctGTATGAAAGCTGCTGTTGACGGTCACAAAAGCCCCTTGACAAATCGTAGCTTAAGTAAAGATTTATTCTTGTGTTACATTGTTACAGTTCTATGTCTGTCCAGTTtcaagaatatatgagccgcgcaagTCGAAACATATGAACGATGTGTGATATGTACgacataaaaatgtacatgtataccgtattaaatttgaaagtaaacggCGATTACATCTTGaagtttgtgttttatttgagGTAGTTtatttctgacaatatttattataaataacgtTTATGTACAACTGTTTACCAGGTCAGAACAAGAACAGATACGTGCTGGCGTACTTATCATGGCGCACGATGACTGGGCGGCACAGAACAATCAGATATATGATGCAGTTACCAGGACACAAAAGGTTGTCATAATTAATTATTCAGTGCAACAGTTCCAAATCGTTAAACACTTCTATTTGTATTTGGGAATCATTTAGCTAAATCCAGTTTTAAGTATAAGACTAAAAGATTTCGATCCATACCAGCAAATGCACGttgtgaaatgttaaaaaaaaaaacaaaaaaaaaaacaaaaaaaataacgaCAATGTGTAATTGAGTATAGTAACAACTAGAATGTATATTGCTTTAAATTTTGACACACATTTTCAATGTGATTTTAGACCAATGAAGATTGCAAGTGATAATGTTACTGGTATTTAACTTTATACATTAACATCAAAACACTAATTAGTTATCTACATGATCAGTCATAACCATTCAGCGTGATACGTCTTCATATTCTTACTGTGCAGGTGCCTGATCGACGCCGGGTTTGGgactattagacatttacggattaagtctacgtggactgtggacacctaaggcgatagatttttcaaggggaccgtctcaacatagtttaattatattatgcgcgatatgaaaaagagtttataacggcaatagggtttgagttattatatcatcactatgcggtaggtgatataaatttggatgtgcctgtttttagctcgacctttcgaagaaaaagtagagctattgcactcgctccggcgtcggcgtcggcgtctccgttgggttaaaacttttgataaagtcaaatatctctgttactgtcaaagctattgacttgaaacttaaaaagtctacacaaggaagaacaatccccgtaactctgattgaatttttacagaattatgcccctttttaatttatcattttttgttatagtttttgataaagtcaaatatctctgttactatcaaagctattgacttgaatcttaaaatactaatttactatttaagtcttcacgcgtagaaacaatccccataactctgattgaattttgttagtattatgtccttttttaacagaatttttggttaaagtttctgataaaggcaaatatctctgttactatcgaagctattgacttgaaacttgaaatagttatttaccatcaaaggcttcaccaggagaaactatccacataactctgatttaattttgatagaattatgcccctttttaacttagaatttttggttaaagtttttgataaagtcaaatatctctgttactatcaaagctatattgacttgaaacttaaaatagttattaactatcaaaaccTACACCAAGAAAagcaaaccccataactctgatttggattttggcagaattatgcccttttttaacttagattattttgttaaacgttttgataatttcaaatatctctgttactattaaagcttttgacttgaaacttaaaatagttatttactatcgaagtctacacaaggaaaatcaatccccataacactgatttgacaAGAAATTATAACTCTGATGTTGCTCAGTTTAAGCTCTATATGGA
The sequence above is a segment of the Mercenaria mercenaria strain notata chromosome 3, MADL_Memer_1, whole genome shotgun sequence genome. Coding sequences within it:
- the LOC123539242 gene encoding uncharacterized protein LOC123539242, producing the protein MDTFEELNDLLSCFGLTDQTDIGRSAATYDTDTDIEEVQDVSIESRLQRYYTATPLAEDYGNESETQVNEDTNVNSEDPQCDINNVKTIYDSGCKCTKNCFSNFTFSQLESNILNM